The sequence below is a genomic window from Ipomoea triloba cultivar NCNSP0323 chromosome 2, ASM357664v1.
GGGTCGACCGTAAAAGGTAGATCCGAGTGCAGAGAATAATTTACCTTTGTCTCACAAGTTGATACATGGACCTAACCTATTTCTGTCCTATTATAATACGGAGTAgctaacaaaagaaaaaaattaatctgCGGGTTTGTATGCATGTGGGACGTATCCACCGGTGATTTGTTCGCAGTAGGCCTCACAGGCGGCCTCACAAGACTCTGGGGTGGCGCTTTCTACCAGCATGCATATTGGCATGCATCCTTCCCCACAAGATGACAATGCATGGCTACTTCTCGAGGATAGtgtcaccaccaccaccactgcgAACAACAGCTTCGCGGTGGCTCCGCCGCTTCTCTTCATTGCCATTTCAATATGTAAACGCAAATTAAAGATGAATTGATGAGAGAATAGAGATGGAAACTTAATTTGGGTGGCTAGCTATCATATCCCTAGCTAATGATGGATAGGATAGGGTTTCATCAAATTTTATACATGGATAGGAGAAGCCTTAGGATAGGAATTTGTTATACTTGAATACCATCATATTTACAAGTGGTTGGTAACGAAAACTTTCCTTGAAATTTTGAGCGGCCCCAATGATTCTTaaattcccttttttttttttttttttttaaatttctagtATTTCATGATAAGGAAAACTGTAATCACTATCACAAAAATTACACCAGATAAACATGTTCGTGACCTTAACTGAGCAAtcagtaaagaaataaattagtttAAGTTACATACACATAACTGATCTGTTTGAGATAAACAGATGTAACGAATCTAGTTTGTCCATAACTGACTAACCATTTATGCAATTTGAAACATTATTTGGATAGTAGAGATCTGGCGGTTTTAGAAACATTATCCTCTGTAAAACCATACTTGTTGAAAACATGTGTGTCCGGTCCACTAGCTCCAAATTCATCAATGCCAATCACCACACCTTCATCTCCTACAAACTCCCTCCACCCCAACGGCGATCCTGCCTCCACGCTAACGCGTTTTCTCACCGTCGACGGCAGCACCGCCTCCTTATACTCCCTCGGCTGCCGATCGAAAAGCCTCCAGCACACCAGAGAAACTACTCTTACTCTCCTCCCTTCCTTTCTTAAAACTTCTGCACTTTCTTCACATAAACACAGCTCCGATCCCGTTCCAATCAGTATAATTTCCGGCAATTCTTCCCCGGAATTGTCGCTTATAATGTACCCTCCTTTCTCCACTCCATCTGCCGATGTGCCTAGGAAAGAATGTATTAACCACAAGAGAAGCAAAGTACAATACAAGGTTTAAATAGGGAAGATCAAATAGGATCTATTCTAACAGCTTTGGACCAAAACTACAGGagagaaatttatatatatatatatatatatatatatatgctaaagaCCTTGTTGTCTAGTGTCACCCGGTTGCACCCACATGGGAGGGGGGTGAGTTCAAATTTttgcgatattgactctttgtattctATTTGATTgcgaaagtagttatgaacagatacgtAATTAGTTATGAactaacagagtcaatagtactcaaaactCCTTAATACCTTCCATGTTGGCTGCCACTTTTTGTCTAGAAAGGGCAATCAGGCTTGGCGTGTCTCTGTTTGCAATGCACACTTTATAGGCCCCTGCAGCTTCATTCCCATCAGCCGGCCGGAAAACCAGCAGCCCGGGAATGGCTCTCAGGCCGGCGAGATGCTCCACGGGTTGGTGCGTTGGCCCGTCTTCTCCTAACCCGATTGAATCGTGCGTCATAATGTAGATCACTCCGGCATGGCTCAGCGCAGAGAGTCTGATTGAGTTCTTCATGTAATCTGAGAACACAAGGAAAGTGGCTGCAAATGGAATTAGCCCTCCTCCGTGCAGTGCTATTCCATTTGAAATCCCCGCCATTGCGTGTTCCCGGACCCCATATCTGATGTTCCGCCCCCACGGAGAATCGGGCTGCTGGAAATCTCCATAGCCATGGAGATACGCCTGGTTCGAGCTCGCGAGGTCTGCACTTCCGCCAATTAGCCCTGGAAGCACTTTGGCAAGATGGTTCAGACACTTCCCGGAGTATCCTCGTGTGGCTTCCACAGGATCAGACATCAACCATCTCTGTTTAGATTGCAGAGATTATGAACAAGTAAAGTAAATCAGCTGTAAAGGTAAACAATTTGGTCtgatcttttttcttcttctccaatttCATGTGAAGTACTTACGGGTAATGAACTTTCCCAGCCTGGAACAATCCCGCCATTAAGGAGAGCTTTAAATTCTTTAGCTTCTTCCGGGTATTTATGCTGGTAAGAATAAAGTTTGGAGTGCCACTCCTGCTCCAGTGTTTCTCCTTTTTCTGCCTGGAGTTTCATTTCCCTGAAACAGATTACATTATGGCCCTGTTTTGTAAAATAGTTACCTTATCAATCAATTctaacttatttgaccactattaactgtTGACCCTGTTTTGTAAAATAGTTACCTTATCCGTCAATtctagcttatttgaccactattaactatcagctatcagctagcTATCcgctaacaattaatttagtGGACACCTTTCTGCAAAgttataccctctaacccaatcagctaacatccatttaaaaaaaagggCTTATATTAGCCAAAAATTTTGGCTTTATGGTGCTCAAAATCTGCAGAACTAACCGGTAGACCATGGGAATAACATGGAATGGCCCTCGGTCATCCCATCTAAGTTTCTGTTTCATTTGCTTCACGTCATCTTCCTCAAAAGTACCATGGTGAGCTTTCGATGTCCCCTCCTTCTTTGACAACTTTCCTATACGTGTTTTCACCTGCAAATCATATAGCCATTAGCCCACCATTTTAGCATGCCAGAtttcaatgaaaaattaaagcTCCCTGAtgattgaacatatatatatatatatatatataccctgaTGAAGGTAGGCTTCTGAGTCTCACTATGAGCACAGTTAAGTGCATTCTCTAATGCTTCCATATCGCCCTGTGTGTTATCAACAGCAATGGTGTTCCACCCCAGAGCTTCAAACCGGGCTGATATGTCTTCAGAAACCGCGAGATCAGTGCTACCATCAATTGTATTATGGTTATCATCATAAACCACAGTGAGtttgtttagcttccaatgtgCAGCCAGTGATGCAGCTTCGTTCGTTACGCCCTCCATGGAACATCCATCCCCCATTATACAATACCTGAAGCGACGAACAACCATTCAATTCCACTTGAAAAGCAAAAACCGGATAGAGAACGAACCGGAGTAGCCAGGTCCACTTACGTCCGGTGAT
It includes:
- the LOC116010226 gene encoding transketolase, chloroplastic-like yields the protein MAVYTLLLRPNPPLLEAKLPFPQNNKRLIAFRLVQCRSNPKTHTFTPTSKSPVLKNTLSKDQDYKISWVEELKRAYPSHEWEEDDEKFQEMVDRRCVDNVRMLIVDSVQHAKAGHGGMALGLAEVGYFLYRHVMRFNPQSPKWFNRDRFVLSAGHGGLLQYVCLHLAGFQSVQIDDLKSLCKLGSRTPGHPENVITEGIEVTTGPLGQGVANAVGLALAEVHLASRFNKPDIPIVDHRTYCIMGDGCSMEGVTNEAASLAAHWKLNKLTVVYDDNHNTIDGSTDLAVSEDISARFEALGWNTIAVDNTQGDMEALENALNCAHSETQKPTFIRVKTRIGKLSKKEGTSKAHHGTFEEDDVKQMKQKLRWDDRGPFHVIPMVYREMKLQAEKGETLEQEWHSKLYSYQHKYPEEAKEFKALLNGGIVPGWESSLPRWLMSDPVEATRGYSGKCLNHLAKVLPGLIGGSADLASSNQAYLHGYGDFQQPDSPWGRNIRYGVREHAMAGISNGIALHGGGLIPFAATFLVFSDYMKNSIRLSALSHAGVIYIMTHDSIGLGEDGPTHQPVEHLAGLRAIPGLLVFRPADGNEAAGAYKVCIANRDTPSLIALSRQKVAANMEGTSADGVEKGGYIISDNSGEELPEIILIGTGSELCLCEESAEVLRKEGRRVRVVSLVCWRLFDRQPREYKEAVLPSTVRKRVSVEAGSPLGWREFVGDEGVVIGIDEFGASGPDTHVFNKYGFTEDNVSKTARSLLSK